One stretch of Miscanthus floridulus cultivar M001 chromosome 18, ASM1932011v1, whole genome shotgun sequence DNA includes these proteins:
- the LOC136521246 gene encoding 36.4 kDa proline-rich protein-like has product MEASGKKLRSFLLTLLLVLSTAVTPILSLPEPDNEVDCDCDKPKAPKPSHSHPPKTKPSHPSSSPKPKNPKPPKGPAYPALGHQPPKSPSYPPVTRPPVVCPPKGPVTRPPVVGPPVTRPPFTRPPVVGPPVTYPPIIGPPVTCPPVVGPPVTRPPVTRPPVVGPPVTYPPIIGPPVTRPPVVGPPVTYPPITGPPTTPPVVGPPVTYPPITGPPSTTPPVTGPPSTTPPVTGPPVTYPPGGGGGSSTPCPPPPPSTPTPTPSSPTCPADSLKLGACVDLLGGLVHIGLGDPVVNKCCPVLEGLVELEAAVCLCTTIKLKLLNINLYLPLALQLLLTCGKTPPPGYTCTV; this is encoded by the coding sequence atggaggccagcggcaagaagctccggtCGTTCCTCCTCACCCTGCTGCTGGTGCTCTCCACCGCCGTGACACCCATCCTCTCGCTGCCAGAGCCAGACAACGAGGTAGACTGCGACTGCGACAAGCCCAAGGCGCCCAAGCCGTCGCACTCGCACCCGCCCAAGACCAAGCCCTCCCACCCGTCGTCGTCGCCGAAGCCCAAGAACCCCAAGCCACCCAAGGGCCCCGCGTACCCGGCGCTGGGGCACCAGCCGCCCAAGAGCCCCTCCTACCCGCCGGTCACGCGTCCGCCCGTCGTCTGCCCGCCCAAGGGCCCCGTCACGCGTCCGCCCGTCGTAGGCCCACCCGTCACGCGCCCGCCGTTCACGCGTCCGCCGGTCGTCGGACCACCAGTGACCTACCCGCCGATCATCGGCCCACCGGTCACGTGTCCGCCGGTCGTAGGCCCACCCGTCACGCGCCCGCCGGTCACGCGTCCGCCGGTCGTCGGACCACCAGTGACCTACCCGCCGATCATCGGCCCACCGGTCACGCGTCCGCCGGTCGTGGGACCACCGGTGACCTACCCGCCGATTACCGGCCCTCCGACGACGCCGCCGGTCGTCGGCCCACCGGTGACCTACCCGCCGATCACCGGACCTCCGTCGACGACGCCTCCGGTCACCGGCCCGCCCTCGACGACGCCTCCAGTCACCGGTCCACCAGTGACCTACCCGCCCGGGGGAGGTGGGGGCAGCTCGACGCCGTGCCCTCCGCCACCGCCATCGACTCCGACGCCGACGCCATCGTCGCCGACGTGCCCGGCGGACTCGCTGAAGCTGGGCGCGTGCGTGGACCTGCTGGGCGGGCTGGTGCACATCGGCCTGGGCGACCCCGTGGTGAACAAGTGCTGCCCGGTGCTGGAGGGGCTGGTGGAGCTGGAGGCGGCCGTGTGCTTGTGCACCACCATCAAGCTGAAGCTCCTCAACATCAACCTCTACCTGCCCCTGGcgctccagctcctcctcacctGCGGCAAGACGCCGCCGCCGGGCTACACCTGCACCGTCTGA
- the LOC136519976 gene encoding ESCRT-related protein CHMP1, with amino-acid sequence MGNPEKLMNQIFDLKFTSKSLQRQARKCEKEEKEQKLKVKKAIEKGNMDGARIYAENAIRKRTEHMNYLRLASRLDAVVARLDTQAKMQVIGKSMQSIVKSLDSALATGNLQKMSETMDNFERQFVNMEVQAEFMEGAMAGSTSLSTPETEVNSLMQQVADDYGLEVSVGLPQAAAHAIPAAKDKEKVDEDDLSRRLAELKARG; translated from the coding sequence ATGGGGAACCCGGAGAAGCTGATGAACCAGATCTTCGACCTCAAGTTCACCTCCAAGTCGCTGCAGCGGCAGGCGCGCAAGTgcgagaaggaggagaaggagcaGAAGCTCAAGGTCAAGAAGGCGATCGAGAAGGGCAACATGGACGGCGCCCGCATCTACGCCGAGAACGCCATCCGCAAGCGCACCGAGCACATGAACTACCTCCGCCTCGCCTCCCGCCTCGACGCCGTCGTCGCCCGCCTCGACACGCAGGCCAAGATGCAGGTCATCGGCAAGTCCATGCAGTCCATCGTCAAGTCGCTCGACTCCGCGCTCGCCACCGGGAACCTCCAGAAGATGTCCGAGACCATGGACAACTTCGAGCGCCAGTTCGTCAACATGGAGGTCCAGGCCGAGTTCATggagggcgccatggccggctccACCTCCCTCTCCACGCCCGAGACCGAGGTCAACAGCCTCATGCAGCAGGTCGCCGACGACTACGGGCTCGAGGTCTCCGTCGGTCTGCCACAGGCCGCCGCGCACGCCATCCCTGCCGCAAAGGATAAGGAGAAGGTCGATGAGGATGACCTCTCTCGCCGCCTCGCTGAGCTTAAGGCCCGCGGCTGA
- the LOC136521244 gene encoding 36.4 kDa proline-rich protein-like has product MEASGKKLRPFLLTLLLVLSTAVTPILSLPEPDNEVDCDCDKPKAPKPSHSHPPKTKPSHPSPSPKPKNPKPPKGPAYPAPGHQPPKSPSYPPVTRPPVVGPPKGPVTRPPVIGPPVTRPPFTRPPVVGPPVTYPPIIGPPVTRPPVVGPPVTRPPVTRPPVVGPPVTYPPIIGPPVTRPPVVGPPVTYPPITGPPTTPPVVGPPVTYPPITGPPTTPPVVGPPVTYPPITGPPSTTPPVTGPPSTTPPVTGPPVTYPPGGGGGSSTPCPPPPPSTPTPTPSSPTCPADSLKLGACVDLLGGLVHIGLGDPVVNKCCPVLEGLVELEAAVCLCTTIKLKLLNINLYLPLALQLLLTCGKTPPPGYTCTV; this is encoded by the coding sequence ATGGAGGccagcggcaagaagctccggcCGTTCCTCCTCACCTTGCTGCTGGTGCTCTCCACCGCTGTGACACCCATCCTCTCGCTGCCAGAGCCAGACAACGAGGTAGACTGCGACTGCGACAAGCCCAAGGCGCCCAAGCCGTCGCACTCGCACCCGCCCAAGACCAAGCCCTCCCACCCGTCGCCGTCGCCGAAGCCCAAGAACCCCAAGCCACCCAAGGGCCCCGCGTACCCGGCGCCGGGGCACCAGCCGCCCAAGAGCCCCTCCTACCCGCCGGTCACGCGTCCGCCCGTCGTCGGCCCGCCCAAGGGCCCTGTCACGCGTCCGCCGGTCATAGGCCCACCCGTCACGCGCCCGCCGTTCACGCGTCCGCCGGTCGTCGGACCACCAGTGACCTACCCGCCGATCATCGGCCCACCGGTCACGCGTCCGCCGGTCGTAGGCCCACCCGTCACGCGCCCGCCGGTCACGCGTCCGCCGGTCGTCGGACCACCAGTGACCTACCCGCCGATCATCGGCCCACCGGTCACGCGTCCGCCGGTCGTGGGACCACCGGTGACCTACCCGCCGATTACCGGCCCTCCGACGACGCCGCCAGTCGTCGGCCCACCGGTGACCTACCCGCCGATTACCGGCCCTCCGACGACGCCGCCGGTCGTCGGCCCACCGGTGACCTACCCGCCGATCACCGGACCTCCGTCGACGACGCCTCCGGTCACCGGCCCGCCCTCGACGACGCCTCCAGTCACCGGTCCACCAGTGACCTACCCGCCCGGCGGAGGTGGGGGCAGCTCGACGCCGTGCCCTCCGCCACCGCCATCGACCCCGACGCCGACGCCATCGTCGCCGACGTGCCCGGCGGACTCGCTGAAGCTGGGCGCGTGCGTGGACCTGCTGGGCGGGCTGGTGCACATCGGCCTGGGCGACCCCGTGGTGAACAAGTGCTGCCCGGTGCTGGAGGGGCTGGTGGAGCTGGAGGCGGCCGTGTGCTTGTGCACCACCATCAAGCTGAAGCTCCTCAACATCAACCTCTACCTGCCCCTGGcgctccagctcctcctcacctGCGGCAAGACGCCGCCGCCGGGCTACACCTGCACCGTCTGA